One window of Helicobacter winghamensis ATCC BAA-430 genomic DNA carries:
- a CDS encoding AMP-binding protein, with protein MDSLNQAFQNAFKQYATNCAIEVDKESITYAELETQANALAIFLTQNCVQENSIILFGTRSIEVYVSVVACVLGNFTYVPLNPRFPNERLQTMIARTESTTMLLCKECVKSFCKIANSIKSLNILCFKVDFTELKKQFPQHNFVEIPLEFPQKTNFTISKSTTQNPAYLLFTSGSTGIPKGVLVSRNNLISYVNRIQNLYHFTPQDRISQFFDLTFDLSMHDIFCTLLSGATLVVIPQIWLLNPLKFIVTKQLSVLFAPPSLIAYLQNLKALKENVLPNLKIALFCGEALPVKSAIAFAKAAPNALLDNLYGPTEATISFTHYRFIQKGGIQNAIPPLQEDILPLGLPFDGLMLSLRNTQNKEVKTGEAGEILLGSKVKETSQIALGYYNDPSKTQEKFIEEKGIRWYKTGDLGRFNTTLNAYCFLGRLDEQVKIQGFRVELLEIDNALSLASNKQGRAIVLQENDFNVLYGVIEDKQKDSTEILNTLRQKLPHYMLPKQIFYLESFPINANGKVDRNAIKQWLIHQITPPPPAHTAN; from the coding sequence ATGGATTCCTTAAATCAAGCGTTTCAAAACGCTTTTAAACAATACGCAACAAACTGCGCCATAGAAGTGGATAAAGAGAGTATCACCTATGCGGAGCTTGAAACTCAAGCTAACGCGCTTGCTATCTTTTTAACACAAAATTGCGTGCAAGAAAATAGCATAATTCTCTTTGGCACACGCTCAATAGAAGTGTATGTTAGCGTCGTTGCTTGTGTGCTTGGGAACTTTACTTATGTGCCTTTAAATCCAAGATTCCCAAATGAGCGACTCCAAACAATGATTGCACGCACGGAATCTACCACAATGCTTTTATGCAAAGAATGCGTAAAATCCTTTTGTAAAATTGCAAACTCCATAAAATCTCTAAATATCTTGTGCTTTAAAGTGGATTTCACAGAGTTAAAAAAGCAGTTCCCACAGCATAATTTTGTAGAGATTCCATTAGAGTTTCCGCAAAAAACAAATTTTACAATTTCAAAATCTACCACACAAAACCCAGCTTATTTGCTCTTTACAAGCGGTAGCACAGGAATCCCAAAGGGCGTGTTAGTAAGCAGAAATAACCTAATCTCTTATGTCAATCGCATTCAAAATTTATACCATTTCACACCACAAGATAGAATCTCGCAATTTTTTGACTTAACTTTTGATTTAAGTATGCACGATATTTTCTGCACTCTGCTCTCAGGTGCAACACTTGTAGTAATCCCACAAATTTGGCTCTTAAACCCACTTAAATTTATTGTAACAAAGCAACTAAGTGTGCTTTTTGCCCCACCTTCTTTGATTGCTTACCTACAAAACCTAAAAGCCTTAAAAGAAAATGTTTTACCAAACCTAAAAATTGCGTTATTTTGTGGTGAAGCACTGCCTGTAAAGTCCGCCATAGCCTTTGCTAAAGCCGCTCCAAATGCCTTGCTTGATAATCTCTATGGTCCCACAGAAGCCACGATTAGCTTTACCCATTATCGCTTCATACAAAAAGGTGGAATCCAAAATGCGATTCCACCTTTACAAGAGGATATTTTACCGCTCGGACTGCCTTTTGATGGGCTTATGCTCTCTTTACGCAACACTCAAAATAAAGAAGTTAAAACAGGCGAGGCAGGAGAGATTCTACTAGGAAGCAAGGTTAAAGAAACTTCACAAATCGCACTTGGCTACTACAATGACCCTAGCAAAACACAAGAAAAATTCATAGAAGAAAAGGGAATTAGATGGTATAAAACAGGCGATTTAGGCAGATTTAATACAACACTTAATGCTTATTGCTTCTTAGGGCGTCTTGATGAGCAAGTAAAAATTCAAGGATTCCGCGTAGAACTCTTAGAAATAGACAATGCTCTAAGCCTTGCAAGCAATAAACAAGGACGCGCAATTGTGTTGCAAGAAAATGATTTCAATGTGCTTTATGGAGTCATTGAAGACAAGCAAAAAGATTCCACAGAAATCTTAAACACATTACGCCAAAAACTCCCCCACTATATGCTCCCAAAACAGATTTTTTACCTAGAGAGTTTTCCGATAAATGCCAATGGCAAGGTTGATAGAAACGCCATTAAACAATGGCTAATTCATCAAATTACGCCCCCCCCCCCCGCACACACAGCAAATTGA
- a CDS encoding lysozyme inhibitor LprI family protein: MYKILVALTIAVLLCGMQGCSTRSATDVESSPIEPREYISKSVDSFYKGSEWEGVWGEMSQCDPLNKIGWCYKQSAIQIYDCYQTQKYNYEDKSAVCTLGLVMSQIPDPAKQTEHLICDSGVFPGEVEIFINGNTAKPSGKYFDLVCSHTEGTERSKCEKNMSFTLSKDSKGIYFHSSKGLDSSTCETPNDKSKAGTLSGIYPRFKGSFDCEKQGLSKVEKGICNSFYTLRDDVSLNAMFEYALAFAWSNEQKSTLKKEQLQWLKKRNIQCNNAENGKELLHCLYGMINHRIRELHEVIDKSQQVTLELVSQIGAVKIYENPSLKSPVLYTKILNSGSAKRDYGAILLLSKSVNGFTKVMLMEFSKDINPNSNAIVGYVQNANVKRDKEQESALRK, from the coding sequence ATGTATAAGATTCTAGTAGCTTTGACAATAGCGGTGCTATTATGTGGTATGCAAGGTTGTAGTACGCGAAGTGCGACAGATGTTGAGAGTAGCCCAATAGAACCACGCGAATATATCAGCAAATCTGTCGATAGCTTTTATAAAGGCAGTGAGTGGGAGGGCGTATGGGGAGAGATGAGCCAATGCGATCCGCTTAATAAAATCGGCTGGTGCTATAAGCAAAGTGCGATACAAATCTATGACTGCTATCAAACACAGAAATACAACTATGAAGATAAAAGTGCAGTATGCACACTTGGCTTAGTGATGAGCCAAATCCCTGACCCTGCTAAACAAACTGAACATCTTATCTGCGATAGTGGGGTGTTTCCGGGTGAAGTGGAGATTTTTATAAATGGTAACACAGCAAAGCCTAGTGGAAAGTATTTTGATCTTGTATGTAGCCACACAGAAGGGACAGAGCGGAGCAAATGTGAGAAAAATATGAGCTTCACTCTTAGCAAAGATTCTAAAGGGATTTATTTTCACTCTAGCAAGGGGCTAGATTCTAGCACTTGTGAAACGCCAAATGATAAAAGCAAAGCAGGCACTCTAAGTGGAATCTACCCACGATTTAAAGGGAGCTTTGATTGCGAGAAGCAGGGCTTAAGCAAGGTTGAAAAAGGCATTTGCAATAGCTTTTATACTCTGCGTGATGATGTGAGCTTAAATGCGATGTTTGAATATGCGCTTGCTTTTGCGTGGAGTAATGAGCAAAAATCTACGCTTAAAAAAGAGCAACTACAATGGCTAAAAAAGCGCAATATACAATGCAATAATGCAGAAAATGGCAAAGAACTTTTGCATTGTTTATATGGAATGATAAATCATCGCATAAGAGAATTGCACGAAGTGATAGATAAATCACAACAAGTAACGCTAGAGCTAGTAAGCCAGATAGGTGCGGTAAAAATCTATGAGAATCCAAGCCTAAAATCCCCTGTGCTTTATACAAAGATTCTCAATAGTGGGAGTGCAAAAAGAGACTATGGGGCGATACTACTTCTATCAAAATCTGTCAATGGCTTTACAAAGGTTATGCTAATGGAGTTTTCAAAGGATATAAATCCAAATAGCAATGCCATTGTAGGCTATGTGCAAAATGCAAATGTCAAAAGGGATAAAGAGCAAGAAAGCGCACTGCGAAAGTAG
- the ilvD gene encoding dihydroxy-acid dehydratase, translated as MRSDIVKKGHNRAPHRSLLRATGLKDEDFSKPFIGVANSYIDIIPGHFFLNKYAEIVKDEIRKAGGVPFEFNTIGVDDGIAMGHSGMLYSLPSRELIADCIESVMNAHALDAMICLPNCDKIVPGMLMGALRVNVPTIFVSGGPMKAGRLEDGTILDLNSAFEAVGAYESGKIDEKRLHEIECQACPSGGSCSGMFTANSMNTLCEAMGVALPGNGTIPALTPEREELLRKGARRIVEIALDSSLSEKFRFRNILNAKAVHNAFVVDMAMGGSTNTILHMLAIAKEAEVDFNLESINNIAANVAHIAKIAPALSTIHMEDINKAGGVSAVINEVSKRENSILHLDALTITGETLGERIANANITDPEIIRHNDNAYSQVGGLKILFGNLCEQGAVLKVAAVAESMKEFSGKAICFNSQDEAIKGIAGGKVKAGSVVVIRYEGPKGGPGMQEMLSPTSLIMGMGLGESVALITDGRFSGATRGACIGHISPEAAEGGLIALIEDGDIIEISVSRGSLELKVDSKILESRRAKWKPIKKEIKSKWLKRYSLLVSNAANGAVLKTEL; from the coding sequence ATGCGAAGTGATATTGTAAAAAAGGGGCATAATCGCGCCCCTCACAGAAGTTTGCTAAGGGCAACAGGGCTAAAAGATGAAGATTTTAGCAAACCCTTTATCGGCGTGGCAAATAGCTATATTGACATCATTCCGGGGCATTTTTTCCTAAACAAATATGCCGAGATTGTAAAGGACGAAATCCGCAAGGCAGGGGGCGTGCCTTTTGAGTTTAACACCATTGGCGTAGATGATGGCATCGCTATGGGGCATAGCGGTATGCTCTACTCTCTGCCTAGCCGTGAGTTGATTGCGGACTGCATAGAATCTGTGATGAATGCCCACGCGTTAGATGCGATGATTTGCCTACCAAACTGCGATAAGATTGTGCCCGGAATGCTTATGGGGGCATTGCGTGTGAATGTGCCGACTATCTTTGTGAGTGGCGGTCCTATGAAAGCAGGGCGACTAGAAGATGGCACAATACTTGATTTAAACTCCGCATTTGAAGCGGTGGGGGCGTATGAAAGCGGCAAAATTGATGAGAAAAGATTACACGAGATAGAGTGTCAAGCCTGTCCTAGTGGGGGGAGCTGCAGCGGAATGTTTACGGCAAACTCTATGAATACTCTGTGTGAGGCTATGGGCGTGGCACTACCGGGTAATGGCACGATTCCGGCTTTAACGCCAGAGCGAGAAGAGTTGCTACGAAAGGGGGCTAGACGCATTGTAGAGATTGCCCTAGATTCTAGCCTAAGTGAAAAATTTAGATTCCGCAATATTTTGAATGCAAAAGCCGTGCATAACGCCTTTGTCGTGGATATGGCAATGGGCGGAAGCACGAATACAATTTTGCATATGTTAGCCATTGCCAAGGAAGCGGAAGTGGATTTTAACCTAGAATCTATCAATAACATCGCTGCAAATGTCGCCCACATCGCCAAAATCGCTCCGGCTCTTAGCACAATCCATATGGAAGATATAAACAAAGCTGGTGGGGTTTCAGCGGTAATCAATGAGGTGTCTAAAAGAGAAAATTCTATTCTCCACCTAGACGCTCTCACAATCACTGGCGAAACTCTAGGGGAAAGAATAGCAAACGCAAATATCACAGACCCCGAAATTATCCGCCATAATGACAATGCCTACTCACAAGTGGGCGGATTAAAAATCCTTTTTGGTAATCTCTGCGAGCAAGGCGCGGTGCTAAAAGTCGCCGCCGTGGCAGAATCTATGAAAGAATTTAGCGGCAAAGCAATTTGCTTTAACTCCCAAGATGAAGCGATTAAGGGTATCGCAGGGGGCAAGGTAAAGGCTGGAAGCGTGGTAGTTATCCGCTATGAAGGACCAAAGGGGGGACCCGGAATGCAAGAAATGTTAAGCCCCACAAGTCTTATTATGGGAATGGGCTTAGGCGAAAGCGTGGCACTCATAACCGATGGGCGATTTAGCGGGGCGACAAGGGGGGCGTGTATCGGGCATATAAGCCCAGAAGCTGCTGAAGGGGGGCTTATCGCACTTATTGAAGATGGCGATATTATAGAGATTTCTGTCTCGCGTGGGAGCTTGGAGCTGAAAGTAGATTCTAAGATTCTAGAATCTAGAAGGGCAAAATGGAAGCCCATCAAAAAAGAGATAAAGAGCAAATGGCTTAAACGCTACTCACTGCTTGTAAGCAACGCCGCAAATGGTGCGGTGCTAAAAACGGAGTTGTAA
- a CDS encoding DNA cytosine methyltransferase, giving the protein MHFRVLDLFCGAGGFSSGIDQNPYFETLLALDFEQSAINTFSHNFPKAQVICGDITDIKIKNTLIKQAKRLKVNMIIGGPPCQGFSLKGKKLGLQDPRNFLFLEYLDIVKQLQPELFIIENVKSIFSTANGYFKNEIERHIQDLGYKVDSAILNAKDFCVPQNRERAFFIAHKKEYLGFPAPSEMQVCVKDAISDLAYLQSNQGEITSPYKNPPQSAYQKMLRGEILQYHKASNHSQIAIKKLEMIPKEKGKEYLPKNLHGKQKFNTTWGRLKWNEISPTIDTRFDTPSNGTNSHPFLHRSITPREAARIQSFSDSFIFLGKKTQVCKQIGNAVPPLLAKALADHIASELL; this is encoded by the coding sequence ATACACTTTAGAGTTTTAGATCTATTTTGTGGGGCAGGGGGGTTTTCTAGTGGGATTGACCAGAATCCATATTTTGAGACACTGCTCGCGCTAGATTTTGAGCAATCTGCTATCAACACTTTTTCGCATAACTTCCCAAAAGCGCAAGTAATCTGCGGCGATATTACTGACATAAAGATAAAAAACACGCTTATCAAACAAGCAAAACGCCTTAAGGTCAATATGATTATAGGAGGTCCTCCTTGTCAGGGCTTTAGCCTTAAGGGAAAAAAACTTGGACTGCAAGATCCTAGAAACTTTTTGTTTTTAGAGTATTTAGACATTGTCAAGCAGTTACAGCCTGAACTATTTATAATAGAAAATGTCAAAAGCATTTTTAGCACTGCAAACGGATATTTCAAAAACGAGATAGAAAGACATATACAAGATCTAGGCTATAAAGTGGATTCTGCTATTTTAAACGCTAAAGATTTTTGCGTGCCACAAAATAGAGAAAGGGCGTTTTTTATCGCACATAAAAAGGAGTATTTAGGCTTCCCAGCTCCAAGCGAAATGCAAGTGTGTGTCAAAGATGCCATAAGTGATTTAGCATATTTACAAAGCAATCAAGGCGAGATTACAAGCCCCTACAAAAACCCACCACAAAGTGCGTATCAAAAAATGCTAAGAGGTGAGATTTTGCAATATCATAAAGCAAGCAATCACTCACAAATCGCAATAAAAAAGTTAGAAATGATCCCCAAAGAAAAGGGTAAAGAATATCTGCCTAAAAATCTGCACGGCAAGCAAAAATTCAACACAACTTGGGGGCGGTTAAAATGGAATGAGATTAGCCCAACGATTGATACAAGGTTTGACACTCCAAGCAATGGCACAAACTCACACCCTTTTTTGCACCGCTCCATTACACCACGAGAAGCTGCTAGAATCCAAAGCTTTAGCGATAGCTTTATATTCTTAGGCAAAAAGACACAGGTTTGTAAGCAAATAGGCAATGCTGTGCCACCACTGCTTGCAAAAGCATTAGCAGACCACATTGCAAGTGAGCTTTTATGA
- a CDS encoding DNA-methyltransferase, whose protein sequence is MKLYNADSYTFIQQMLENKVKVHHIITDPPYNISKSNNFPSMRQRRQGVDFGVWDKGFDLVSWIPQYAEILDKNGSMIIFCSYRFISFITQALENSNMIVKDVLIWQKSNPMPRNTTRRYVQDLEFAVWAVKSGAKWVFNKPSDVPYLRSIFTHALVSGKEKLGHPTQKSLKLMKDLIQIHTNLNEVVLDPFMGSGSTGAACLELGREFIGIERDKKFFTMAQKRLESYNKD, encoded by the coding sequence ATGAAGCTTTACAATGCGGATTCTTACACCTTTATCCAGCAAATGCTAGAGAATAAAGTAAAGGTTCATCACATTATCACTGATCCGCCCTACAATATCTCTAAGTCCAATAATTTTCCGTCTATGAGACAAAGGCGGCAGGGGGTAGATTTTGGCGTGTGGGATAAGGGCTTTGACCTTGTATCGTGGATCCCGCAATATGCAGAGATTTTAGACAAAAATGGCTCAATGATTATATTCTGCTCTTATCGTTTTATAAGCTTTATCACACAAGCCTTAGAAAACTCAAATATGATTGTAAAAGATGTTTTGATATGGCAGAAGTCAAATCCTATGCCACGCAACACAACAAGGCGTTATGTGCAGGATTTAGAGTTTGCGGTGTGGGCGGTAAAAAGTGGGGCAAAATGGGTGTTTAACAAGCCTAGCGATGTGCCATATTTGCGATCTATTTTTACACACGCCCTTGTAAGTGGCAAAGAAAAATTAGGACACCCCACACAAAAAAGTCTAAAACTTATGAAAGATCTTATACAAATCCACACAAATCTAAATGAAGTCGTGCTTGATCCATTTATGGGCAGTGGTAGCACAGGGGCTGCTTGCCTAGAGCTAGGGAGAGAATTTATCGGCATAGAGAGAGATAAAAAGTTTTTTACTATGGCACAAAAGCGACTAGAATCCTACAATAAAGACTGA
- a CDS encoding HNH endonuclease, which yields MLVSQFLDLDFTIAPFDLGAFFSRYVIKDNSIMSVSSYRHHKDNYVSNDEYNESLDKYESILNSCSYHNLWYRKTPTNFAITLENDLRLNNEQFFARLLQKIFLSPFFMDKDLSENKKMFLRGFFETRGSIDTTLSFLTLDYFYNSSLELKRIRYLIDNFNIPAQALNVNFRELQKQYTENINKRNAQFRINLYWYLCHIGLLNPYKALKASKAYNLDYKLDNGIYYFSCEEPSFTQNSFEERIAHYLHIIYDKHLSPYEIEKIRKDLAFEKENDKESFSRDGQIVKIFKYSSDDICAACNDYYDIQDRSFLTKMGRYYTEIHHCISVGKDKQLDVLENLTKLCPVCHRALKKGASSESYQKQIINNIFTNNPQNLEFASIIFASNDREFLIDKVYQSLL from the coding sequence ATGCTTGTATCACAATTTTTAGATTTAGATTTCACTATTGCGCCTTTTGATTTGGGAGCATTTTTTAGTCGCTATGTTATAAAAGATAATAGTATTATGAGTGTTTCTAGCTATAGACACCACAAAGACAACTATGTCAGCAATGATGAATATAATGAAAGTTTGGATAAGTATGAAAGTATTCTTAATTCTTGCAGTTATCATAATCTTTGGTATAGAAAAACTCCTACAAATTTTGCAATAACACTAGAAAATGACCTTAGGCTTAATAATGAGCAGTTTTTCGCACGATTGTTGCAGAAAATCTTTCTTTCACCATTTTTTATGGATAAGGATTTGAGTGAAAATAAAAAGATGTTTTTGCGTGGGTTTTTTGAGACAAGGGGAAGTATTGATACAACTCTTAGCTTTTTAACACTAGATTATTTTTATAACTCATCTTTAGAGCTAAAACGCATTAGATATTTGATTGATAATTTTAATATCCCAGCACAAGCCTTAAATGTGAATTTTAGAGAATTGCAAAAACAATATACTGAAAATATCAATAAAAGAAATGCACAATTTCGCATAAATCTCTATTGGTATTTGTGTCATATTGGGCTACTAAATCCATACAAAGCCTTAAAAGCAAGTAAGGCATATAATTTGGATTATAAACTAGATAATGGCATATATTACTTTTCGTGTGAAGAGCCAAGCTTTACTCAAAACTCTTTTGAAGAACGCATAGCACATTATCTACATATAATTTATGATAAGCATTTATCGCCTTATGAAATTGAGAAAATACGCAAGGATTTAGCATTTGAAAAAGAAAATGATAAAGAATCTTTTAGCAGAGATGGACAGATTGTAAAAATATTTAAATATTCAAGTGATGATATTTGTGCGGCTTGTAATGATTATTATGATATACAAGATAGAAGTTTTTTAACAAAAATGGGGCGGTATTACACTGAAATTCATCATTGCATTTCTGTTGGGAAAGACAAGCAGTTAGATGTGCTAGAAAATCTCACAAAGCTCTGCCCTGTATGCCACAGAGCATTAAAAAAGGGGGCAAGCAGTGAGAGCTATCAAAAGCAGATTATCAATAATATTTTTACAAACAATCCACAGAATCTAGAATTTGCTTCTATCATTTTTGCGAGTAATGATAGAGAGTTTTTGATTGATAAAGTGTATCAGTCTTTATTGTAG
- a CDS encoding LysE/ArgO family amino acid transporter translates to MFVIKQGILKNHIFWVCATCIICDIVLVNIGIFGVGEFIAKNKIFTILLGIIGALFVLSYGILSLRAAFNANQHLELNTKGHKTSLTKIIAQTLAITLLNPHVYLDTILILGAIALPFNINEKLLLSGGIISASCLWFLCLGFAAHKASVLFKNPKSWVILNSFTTLVMFALAYMLAKFTWEELQVVLDSI, encoded by the coding sequence ATGTTTGTAATTAAACAAGGGATTTTGAAAAATCACATTTTTTGGGTGTGTGCAACTTGCATCATTTGTGATATTGTGCTTGTAAATATTGGAATCTTTGGTGTTGGTGAGTTTATTGCTAAAAACAAAATTTTTACAATTTTACTTGGAATTATAGGCGCATTGTTTGTCTTAAGCTATGGAATCCTATCTCTACGCGCCGCTTTTAATGCAAATCAACATCTAGAATTAAATACAAAAGGACACAAAACAAGCCTTACAAAAATCATCGCGCAGACGCTTGCTATAACGCTTCTAAACCCTCATGTATATTTAGATACGATTCTAATTTTAGGCGCGATTGCTCTACCCTTTAACATTAATGAAAAACTCTTGTTAAGCGGAGGAATTATCAGTGCTTCTTGTCTTTGGTTTTTATGTCTTGGATTTGCTGCACACAAGGCAAGCGTACTCTTTAAGAATCCAAAATCTTGGGTGATTCTAAATTCTTTCACCACGCTTGTAATGTTTGCTCTTGCATATATGTTAGCAAAATTCACTTGGGAAGAATTACAAGTAGTTTTAGATTCCATTTAG
- a CDS encoding TSUP family transporter, which produces MQELIANFDFYMLLLLFVAAFVAGFIDSIAGGGGMITIPALLLAGISPLQALATNKLQSSFGSFSATLQFYKKGYINLKSGLPFAVIAFVFSAVGTISVQYIEVEFLSKVLPFLILIFGLYFLFSPSIKEVEQTKKLNRAYLSLAIAAVGFYDGFFGPGTGSFFMLALIVIGGFNVIQSLGQAKLYNFSTNLASLIFFALGGHMLWSIGLLMALGQFIGANLGSKMAMRYGIRIVKPLVVGISFLMAAKLLYEQF; this is translated from the coding sequence ATGCAAGAATTAATCGCTAATTTTGATTTTTATATGCTTTTATTGCTCTTTGTTGCAGCCTTTGTGGCTGGCTTTATTGACTCTATTGCAGGGGGTGGTGGAATGATAACAATCCCTGCGCTCTTGCTTGCTGGAATCTCTCCCTTACAAGCTTTAGCAACAAACAAACTCCAAAGCTCTTTTGGAAGTTTTTCGGCAACTTTACAGTTTTACAAAAAAGGCTATATCAACCTAAAATCTGGACTTCCCTTTGCAGTCATCGCCTTTGTTTTCTCAGCAGTTGGCACAATTAGCGTGCAGTATATTGAAGTAGAATTTCTCTCAAAAGTTCTCCCTTTTTTAATTTTAATTTTTGGCTTGTATTTTTTATTTTCACCTAGCATTAAAGAGGTGGAACAAACAAAAAAACTAAATCGCGCATATCTAAGCCTTGCAATCGCTGCTGTGGGCTTTTATGATGGATTTTTTGGACCAGGAACAGGATCGTTTTTTATGCTTGCACTAATTGTTATTGGCGGTTTTAATGTGATACAGAGTTTAGGGCAGGCAAAGCTGTATAACTTCTCTACAAATCTTGCTTCTTTAATCTTTTTTGCATTAGGTGGGCATATGCTTTGGAGCATAGGACTGCTTATGGCTTTAGGGCAATTTATCGGTGCAAATCTTGGCTCTAAAATGGCAATGCGTTATGGAATCCGTATCGTCAAGCCTCTTGTTGTTGGAATCTCCTTTCTAATGGCAGCTAAACTTTTATACGAACAATTTTAA
- a CDS encoding prepilin-type N-terminal cleavage/methylation domain-containing protein, producing MRKAFTLLEIILTLLLIGILLSIGIPQFSDYTRSACTKKLQLQTLNLRLDLKAQLQARQSINWDSLYSHLDFTSKDCHFSKQKDGFIINHHGNKAYFKLKDSLLECQYSKTSRLHNGESMCDIF from the coding sequence ATGCGCAAGGCTTTCACACTCCTAGAGATTATCCTAACACTTCTTTTAATTGGAATTCTTTTAAGCATTGGAATCCCACAATTTAGCGATTACACTAGAAGTGCTTGCACAAAAAAACTCCAACTTCAAACCCTAAATCTCCGCCTAGACTTAAAAGCACAACTTCAAGCACGCCAAAGCATTAATTGGGATTCCTTATATAGCCACCTAGACTTCACTTCTAAAGATTGCCATTTTAGCAAACAAAAAGATGGTTTTATTATCAATCATCACGGAAACAAGGCGTATTTTAAGCTTAAGGATTCCCTCTTGGAATGCCAATACTCCAAAACTTCACGCTTGCATAATGGTGAATCAATGTGCGATATTTTTTAA
- a CDS encoding type II secretion system protein has protein sequence MRNKKAFTMLELVFILVILGILAAVAIPKISASRDDAKLVALKSDINTLKTAFPAYFLAQGQGTFTTAITLSSANWNLGDYALTSKLQDSNQNPCISAKLLDANSTLATTPQSVQFLEFSTQTTGNANGDTCAKLIESIGLNSTLKIPLLSNSIVF, from the coding sequence ATGCGCAATAAAAAAGCCTTTACAATGTTAGAACTTGTGTTTATCTTAGTGATTTTAGGAATTTTAGCTGCTGTCGCAATTCCAAAAATTTCCGCAAGTCGTGATGATGCAAAACTTGTTGCACTAAAAAGCGATATTAACACGCTAAAAACAGCCTTTCCAGCGTATTTTCTAGCACAAGGTCAAGGAACTTTTACAACCGCCATCACACTAAGTAGCGCAAATTGGAATCTAGGTGATTACGCCCTTACTAGCAAGCTTCAAGATTCTAACCAAAACCCTTGTATTAGCGCAAAGCTTCTTGATGCAAATAGCACGCTCGCCACAACGCCACAAAGTGTGCAATTTTTAGAGTTTTCTACACAAACTACAGGCAATGCAAATGGAGATACTTGCGCAAAACTTATTGAAAGCATTGGCTTAAATTCTACATTGAAAATTCCTCTACTTAGCAACTCTATCGTGTTTTAA